From one Bacteroidia bacterium genomic stretch:
- a CDS encoding methyltransferase domain-containing protein, whose translation MEGSRSKPILDPIILFNRHANRYADLYMDVSAYEASLHFLLQLLHPNQIHVLDLGCGPANLSGYLYRANPKFHIVGIDAAPSMVDLAKMQLPNGSFWVGDIRSLPPFTTSFDLVLLGFIAPYLSPSELRALLVELAGILKDGSLIYLSTMEAKQEKSAVVSNSMGEQTIQYFYSEQELLNLFRELSFETRHTLRIPIVHPEGKSDNDLVLILQKG comes from the coding sequence ATGGAAGGAAGCCGGTCAAAACCCATCTTAGATCCTATAATCCTATTTAATCGCCATGCCAACCGGTATGCCGATTTGTACATGGATGTATCGGCCTATGAAGCTAGCCTTCATTTTCTGCTTCAATTGCTACATCCTAACCAAATACATGTTTTGGACTTGGGCTGCGGTCCGGCTAATCTTTCCGGATACCTCTACCGGGCTAATCCCAAGTTCCATATTGTTGGAATAGACGCAGCCCCATCTATGGTGGACTTAGCTAAAATGCAATTACCCAATGGTTCATTTTGGGTAGGCGATATCCGTTCCCTGCCACCTTTTACAACCTCCTTTGATTTGGTTTTGTTAGGTTTTATAGCACCCTATTTATCGCCTTCCGAACTTCGTGCCCTGCTAGTTGAACTTGCCGGAATTCTAAAAGACGGATCCTTGATTTACCTCAGCACTATGGAAGCCAAACAGGAGAAATCTGCTGTAGTTAGCAATAGTATGGGTGAACAAACGATTCAGTATTTTTATTCCGAACAGGAACTCCTGAATCTTTTTAGGGAATTAAGTTTTGAAACCAGACATACCTTGCGCATTCCAATTGTGCATCCGGAAGGTAAGTCGGATAATGATTTGGTTTTGATTTTACAAAAGGGATAA
- a CDS encoding PAS domain S-box protein — MYTKVLFYTGMATVIASLLVLAGWVWDINLLKCGILGISTMKVNSAFGFLFCGIGLMLYLARFPYKNHWVVACSIVPIAIGILSLIEDYYGFNFGIDEFLIPDNNSRLLGSNTPGRMATTTSFCMLLMGAFIYGLPCQNKFIRIGLQWGLHLATLISLVALLGHFFKVPWLYGISAYNSMAFHTAAVVFLFSGAGSLAFPNLGINSIFEGEGLGNQMAIRLFVLSFICSLVLGFIWLGFFRLNIISASFAIELFTISIILTNFLFIAYVTYQTNRIDSQRIVAESSLEKINQNLEKLVKERTAELQELSETLEIATNGANVGVWTIDLEKREVKGNRVFAEILGLKPSDLPISSERLKSFIHPEDLETVLSKLSNYEQLIQGVDLDHRIVTVQGETKFLKIKGTSALNENGKPIRIFGVYLDITDAKHKEEIISTGKDNLRAIVDSTSDIIWSLDLNFCYITANKAFSETIERITGKAPERGDMIFNLYYTNEENQKWRKLYERALRGETFQETFYNSYTNSHIQYTFNPIINAKSEITGVTIRGQDITLQLNYEKELQESANFIETLKEAIPCLIYQFNRNTGKLTYMNSFFEELIGYKKEEINQFPKQIFTLIHPEDLHLIDYLDVQRTIGNASKIVTEMRLKGRSGSYHWINLHEVGLEKPGEKISETIGIGLDITGRIQAEIKLKQEKESAEKLARAKSEFLSVMSHEIRTPMNAVIGFTDLLAKEHPRPDQKEYLDIIQFSTRHLLGLINDVLDYSKIESGKITFELRPFNLQKQVSNMVNLFSSKASEKGIVTRLHEPETPIRFISGDEIRFNQIISNLLGNAVKFTHKGQIDIGYKQIREDAKELEVEFYVQDSGIGIPPNKQAGIFESFSQADEGTSRKYGGTGLGLSISKKLVELQGGKIWLESIPGEGSTFYFTISFQKVEQPQTEVDKTEFAPNIKDLIGMRVLLAEDNTINVILAKRVLEGWKCKVQVAKNGREAFEKVGSGNYDIVLMDLHMPVMDGYEALKAIRQLNDPIKKNIPIIALSANAESELEAEIAQEFTDYMSKPFHSDRLFELLSKFYNPSAL; from the coding sequence ATGTATACCAAAGTCTTGTTTTATACCGGAATGGCAACGGTAATAGCAAGCCTGCTAGTATTAGCCGGTTGGGTTTGGGATATTAATTTACTTAAATGCGGAATACTTGGAATAAGCACCATGAAAGTCAATTCCGCCTTTGGCTTTCTGTTTTGTGGAATAGGCTTGATGCTATACCTGGCCCGATTCCCTTACAAAAACCATTGGGTAGTAGCTTGTTCAATCGTTCCAATAGCCATTGGAATTTTATCGTTGATTGAGGATTATTATGGTTTCAATTTTGGGATTGATGAATTTCTGATTCCAGACAACAATTCCAGACTGCTAGGCAGTAATACTCCAGGCCGTATGGCCACTACAACTTCTTTTTGCATGCTATTGATGGGCGCTTTCATTTATGGCCTGCCATGTCAGAATAAATTTATTCGAATAGGATTGCAATGGGGTTTGCATTTGGCAACCCTAATTTCACTAGTTGCCTTGTTGGGGCATTTTTTTAAAGTTCCTTGGCTTTATGGCATTTCGGCCTATAATTCCATGGCCTTTCATACGGCTGCTGTGGTTTTCCTATTCTCCGGGGCCGGCTCTTTGGCTTTTCCAAACTTGGGTATCAATTCCATTTTTGAAGGAGAAGGGCTTGGAAACCAGATGGCTATCCGCCTATTTGTTTTAAGTTTTATCTGCTCACTGGTATTAGGTTTCATTTGGTTAGGCTTTTTCAGATTAAACATCATTTCGGCAAGCTTTGCTATTGAACTCTTTACTATTTCCATCATCCTAACAAATTTCCTTTTCATTGCTTATGTCACCTACCAAACCAATCGAATAGACTCGCAGCGAATTGTGGCCGAAAGTTCCCTTGAAAAAATTAATCAGAACCTAGAAAAACTAGTTAAAGAACGAACTGCTGAATTACAGGAATTAAGCGAAACCCTCGAAATTGCCACCAATGGTGCCAACGTTGGGGTGTGGACCATAGATTTAGAAAAAAGAGAAGTGAAAGGCAATCGGGTTTTTGCTGAAATTCTAGGTTTAAAACCAAGCGATTTACCCATTTCTTCCGAACGATTAAAATCCTTTATTCATCCCGAAGACTTAGAAACTGTTCTTAGCAAACTGAGTAATTACGAGCAATTGATTCAAGGGGTAGATTTAGACCACCGCATTGTGACTGTTCAAGGTGAAACCAAATTCTTAAAAATAAAAGGAACCAGCGCACTAAACGAAAACGGAAAACCCATCCGAATTTTTGGCGTTTATTTAGACATAACCGATGCAAAACATAAAGAAGAAATTATTTCTACAGGGAAAGACAACCTGAGAGCCATTGTTGATTCTACATCCGATATTATTTGGTCATTGGATTTAAACTTCTGTTATATCACCGCTAATAAAGCATTTTCCGAAACCATTGAACGTATAACAGGAAAAGCACCCGAACGTGGCGATATGATTTTCAATTTGTATTATACCAATGAGGAAAATCAAAAATGGAGAAAGCTATACGAAAGAGCCCTGAGAGGAGAAACCTTTCAAGAAACCTTTTATAACTCCTACACAAATTCCCATATTCAATACACCTTTAACCCGATTATAAATGCCAAATCAGAAATAACAGGGGTTACCATTCGAGGACAAGACATCACCTTGCAACTCAATTATGAAAAGGAATTGCAAGAATCAGCGAATTTTATCGAAACCTTAAAAGAGGCTATTCCATGTCTTATTTACCAATTCAACCGGAATACAGGTAAACTAACCTATATGAATTCCTTCTTCGAGGAGTTAATCGGTTACAAAAAGGAAGAAATCAATCAATTTCCTAAGCAAATATTCACCCTCATTCACCCCGAAGATCTCCATTTAATTGATTACCTGGATGTTCAACGTACCATAGGAAATGCATCTAAAATAGTAACCGAAATGCGCTTGAAGGGCCGAAGCGGCTCTTATCATTGGATTAATCTGCATGAGGTGGGATTAGAAAAACCCGGTGAAAAAATTAGCGAAACCATAGGTATCGGACTAGATATTACCGGTAGAATTCAAGCCGAAATCAAACTGAAACAGGAAAAGGAAAGTGCTGAAAAACTTGCCAGGGCAAAATCAGAATTCCTATCGGTGATGAGCCATGAAATCAGAACCCCTATGAACGCCGTTATTGGCTTCACTGATTTATTGGCCAAAGAACATCCAAGGCCCGACCAAAAAGAATACCTCGATATTATCCAATTTTCAACCCGACACCTACTTGGTTTGATAAACGATGTTTTGGACTACTCCAAAATCGAATCCGGAAAAATCACCTTCGAACTTAGACCATTTAACCTTCAAAAACAGGTTTCCAATATGGTTAACCTATTTTCATCCAAAGCATCTGAAAAAGGAATAGTTACTCGCTTACATGAACCTGAAACTCCTATTCGCTTTATATCAGGTGATGAAATACGATTCAACCAAATTATCAGCAACCTGTTAGGCAATGCCGTTAAATTTACTCACAAAGGTCAAATAGATATTGGCTACAAGCAAATTCGTGAGGATGCTAAAGAATTGGAAGTAGAGTTTTATGTACAAGATTCCGGTATTGGAATTCCTCCAAATAAACAAGCCGGTATTTTCGAATCTTTTAGTCAGGCCGATGAAGGTACTAGCCGTAAATATGGTGGAACCGGACTAGGGCTCTCCATTTCGAAAAAATTAGTCGAATTGCAAGGCGGCAAAATTTGGCTGGAAAGTATTCCGGGCGAAGGAAGTACCTTCTATTTTACCATTTCCTTCCAAAAGGTTGAACAACCCCAGACCGAAGTAGATAAAACAGAATTTGCACCCAACATCAAAGATTTAATCGGTATGAGGGTTTTGTTGGCCGAAGACAATACCATCAATGTTATCCTGGCTAAACGGGTATTGGAAGGTTGGAAATGCAAAGTTCAGGTTGCCAAAAATGGTCGAGAAGCTTTTGAAAAAGTAGGATCTGGTAATTACGATATTGTACTCATGGATTTGCACATGCCTGTGATGGATGGTTACGAAGCCTTAAAAGCCATTCGACAACTCAACGACCCCATCAAAAAGAACATCCCTATCATTGCCCTTTCAGCCAATGCAGAAAGTGAATTGGAAGCCGAAATAGCCCAAGAATTTACCGATTACATGAGCAAACCCTTTCATTCAGACCGTCTGTTCGAATTGCTTTCCAAATTCTATAACCCCTCCGCCTTATAA
- a CDS encoding CotH kinase family protein, giving the protein MVLFCAKSYSQLRINEYCPINSELEDESGDNEPWLELVNSAETAISTSGYFLSNHPDFQSAWELPSFQVPAHAVFLVFLSGKTNSPNELHSAFEVESRDETIYLFHAGEGILDQVSGKSLQPNHSIARIPGEFGPFRIVETPSPNQANHNTRYFKAYCEAVRTSRMGGFYPNGVKLHLLPTSRPYRSVYTRNGSKPLLNGTIFPDELEVNTNTSFRIRNFPMSETDSLLPSEEWVETYWVETHPPLTVISLTTDSAYFFSPDSGIFITGPNASPDYPYYGANFWQDWKVPLHLEFFESNGRKRLDQWVDAEIHGGSQNRTKPMKSLHLEAKTAYGNNRMVCRFFPDLSAVRFKSLVLRNGSGDFNKLHCRDEAVHSLLIKAKMDLDLNPYRATKVYFNGQFLGLYNLREKIDKHFLNEHYPEIDKENLDLLEEDQLAWEGDFENWNQLFAFIQNQDLAQSWVFDSVSKQLDISNFIDYFIAETFFSNIDWPNNNMKYWRERKPGAKWRYLPIDFDISLGNIGWAPANYNMFKRMFEYIGLSNKQIFILNELLKNQGFRNRFINRYADAMNAWFKVENLLSHTQACLNTIRTEMPLQFQTWGGSMQSWQAEFDTMAFPYIQQRTDFAREHLRDYFQLQQPYPLQLDCVPELGGTFDLNSLQGLEHGWNGLYFQEVPITIKAVAKPGFQFLSFRVQNDSSGTFYTDSIQLQSNTQLKVQAIFRPLDEKVKLFIYPNPIANGYIHAVWEHEPEDSEWVEVYNSVGQRQSAHIYQAEIGFNEVSFNVSNWPSGIYTIRCGGVSGKFCKVSP; this is encoded by the coding sequence TTGGTATTGTTTTGTGCTAAGAGTTATTCTCAGCTTAGAATTAATGAATATTGTCCCATCAATTCCGAACTTGAAGACGAATCGGGTGATAATGAACCTTGGCTTGAACTCGTTAATTCTGCTGAAACAGCGATAAGTACTTCGGGTTATTTTCTTTCCAATCATCCGGATTTTCAATCTGCCTGGGAGTTGCCTTCTTTTCAGGTTCCTGCTCATGCGGTCTTTTTAGTGTTTTTGTCGGGTAAAACCAATTCACCCAATGAGCTGCATTCCGCTTTTGAAGTTGAATCGAGGGATGAAACAATTTATCTTTTTCACGCCGGTGAGGGCATACTGGATCAGGTTAGCGGTAAGAGTTTACAACCAAACCACAGCATAGCCAGAATACCTGGTGAATTTGGACCATTTCGAATAGTTGAAACACCAAGTCCTAACCAAGCTAACCATAATACCCGCTATTTTAAGGCTTATTGTGAAGCAGTAAGAACCAGTCGCATGGGTGGGTTTTATCCAAATGGGGTCAAGCTTCATCTTTTGCCTACTTCCCGCCCATACCGCAGTGTTTATACCAGAAATGGCTCGAAGCCCTTGCTAAACGGTACCATTTTCCCGGATGAATTGGAAGTTAATACCAATACCAGTTTTAGAATTCGTAATTTTCCCATGTCTGAGACTGATAGTTTGCTGCCTTCTGAAGAATGGGTTGAAACCTATTGGGTTGAAACTCACCCTCCTTTGACAGTCATTTCTCTTACTACCGATTCAGCCTATTTTTTTAGCCCTGATTCGGGCATTTTTATTACAGGTCCCAACGCTTCACCGGATTATCCATACTACGGTGCTAATTTTTGGCAAGATTGGAAAGTGCCATTGCATTTGGAGTTTTTTGAAAGCAATGGAAGAAAAAGGTTGGATCAATGGGTAGATGCCGAAATTCATGGAGGTTCACAAAACCGAACCAAACCAATGAAAAGCCTTCACCTGGAGGCTAAAACAGCTTATGGAAACAACCGCATGGTTTGTCGTTTCTTTCCTGATTTATCTGCAGTTCGTTTTAAAAGCCTGGTGCTTCGAAATGGAAGTGGAGACTTCAATAAACTGCATTGCCGGGATGAAGCAGTACATTCCCTGCTTATCAAGGCTAAAATGGATTTGGATCTTAACCCCTATCGGGCAACTAAAGTATATTTCAATGGACAATTTTTGGGTTTGTACAATTTACGAGAGAAAATTGACAAACATTTCTTAAACGAACACTATCCGGAAATTGATAAAGAAAACCTGGATCTACTGGAAGAAGACCAATTAGCCTGGGAAGGTGATTTTGAAAATTGGAATCAATTGTTTGCCTTTATTCAAAACCAAGATCTTGCTCAATCATGGGTGTTCGATTCGGTAAGTAAACAGTTAGATATTAGTAATTTTATTGATTACTTCATTGCCGAGACTTTTTTTTCAAATATTGATTGGCCTAACAACAACATGAAGTATTGGCGGGAGCGAAAGCCCGGTGCAAAATGGCGTTATCTTCCCATCGATTTTGACATATCCCTTGGTAATATTGGCTGGGCCCCGGCTAACTACAATATGTTTAAGCGAATGTTTGAATATATAGGCTTATCTAACAAGCAAATTTTTATTTTAAATGAATTGCTCAAAAATCAGGGCTTTCGTAACCGTTTTATAAACCGGTATGCCGATGCCATGAACGCATGGTTTAAGGTGGAGAATTTGCTAAGTCATACCCAAGCCTGTTTGAATACTATTCGAACCGAAATGCCTCTGCAGTTTCAAACCTGGGGAGGCTCTATGCAAAGCTGGCAAGCTGAGTTTGATACGATGGCTTTTCCTTATATTCAGCAAAGAACCGATTTTGCCCGCGAGCATCTTCGGGATTATTTTCAGCTTCAACAGCCCTATCCTTTGCAATTGGATTGTGTGCCCGAACTAGGGGGAACTTTCGATCTGAACAGTCTTCAAGGTCTTGAACATGGTTGGAATGGATTGTACTTTCAGGAAGTCCCAATTACAATTAAAGCAGTTGCAAAACCAGGCTTTCAATTTCTTTCTTTTCGTGTACAAAATGATAGTTCCGGCACTTTTTATACAGATAGCATTCAACTTCAATCCAATACCCAACTTAAGGTTCAGGCCATTTTTAGGCCTTTGGATGAAAAGGTGAAGCTTTTTATCTATCCCAATCCGATAGCAAATGGTTACATTCATGCGGTTTGGGAGCATGAGCCGGAAGATTCGGAATGGGTGGAAGTTTATAACAGCGTTGGACAAAGGCAGTCAGCTCATATTTACCAAGCGGAAATTGGTTTTAACGAGGTTTCTTTTAATGTATCCAATTGGCCGTCAGGAATTTATACAATACGATGCGGCGGTGTTTCGGGTAAATTTTGTAAAGTTTCGCCCTAG
- the scpA gene encoding methylmalonyl-CoA mutase, with the protein MPAGLPPYLRGPYASMYLVKPWTVRQYAGFSTAEESNAFYRRNLAAGQMGLSVAFDLATHRGYDSDHPRVTGDVGKAGVAIDSVEDMKILFDQIPLDKMSVSMTMNGAVLPIMAFYIVAAEEQGISPNLLSGTIQNDILKEFMVRNTYIYPPKPSMKIIGDIFEYTSKHMPKFNSISISGYHIHEAGGTAEIELAYTLADGLEYIRTGLAAGLKIDEFAPRLSFFWAIGMDHFLEIAKLRAGRVLWAELVQQFNPQSEKSLPLRTHCQTSGWSLTEQDPYNNVARTCIEAMAAALGGTQSLHTNALDEAIALPTDYSARIARNTQLYLQEETYITKAIDPWGGSLYVENLTNELMNKARLLMEEVETLGGMAKAIEAGVPKMRIEEAAAKRQARIDSGKDIIVGVNRYKVEEQTQLDVLEVDNQAVRENQLARLQQTKSKRNTAEVEKALEAITQACRSGQGNLLELAVDAARKRATLGEISMACEKVFTRYSATIRSISGVYSMEMPQNTDFQNARTLANTFAEKEGRRPRILVAKMGQDGHDRGAKVISTSFADIGFDVDIGPLFQTPEEVALQAAENDVHVLGVSSLAGGHKTLVPEVIEELKKLGRPDILVVAGGVIPKQDYTYLEQRGVAGIFGPGTNIPLAAIEILQKLMQA; encoded by the coding sequence ATGCCTGCCGGACTACCGCCTTACCTCCGTGGACCTTATGCTTCCATGTATTTGGTAAAGCCCTGGACTGTTCGTCAATATGCCGGTTTTAGTACTGCCGAAGAAAGCAACGCCTTTTACCGCCGTAATTTGGCTGCCGGACAAATGGGACTTTCCGTTGCATTCGATTTGGCTACTCACCGCGGATACGATAGCGACCATCCCAGAGTAACCGGCGATGTTGGTAAAGCAGGTGTAGCCATTGATTCAGTAGAAGATATGAAAATACTCTTCGACCAAATCCCGCTCGATAAAATGTCAGTTTCCATGACCATGAATGGAGCCGTTTTGCCCATCATGGCTTTTTATATTGTGGCGGCAGAAGAACAAGGCATTAGCCCTAACCTACTTTCAGGAACCATTCAAAACGATATTCTGAAAGAATTCATGGTTCGGAATACCTATATCTACCCGCCTAAACCCAGCATGAAAATTATTGGTGATATTTTTGAGTACACCTCCAAACACATGCCCAAGTTTAACAGCATCAGTATTTCCGGTTATCACATCCATGAAGCCGGCGGAACAGCAGAAATTGAATTAGCCTATACCCTGGCCGATGGATTAGAATACATCCGTACAGGTTTGGCAGCCGGATTAAAAATCGATGAATTTGCACCCCGACTTTCCTTCTTTTGGGCAATCGGAATGGATCATTTCCTCGAAATTGCCAAACTACGAGCCGGACGTGTTTTATGGGCTGAATTGGTTCAACAGTTTAATCCACAAAGCGAAAAATCATTACCCCTCCGAACCCATTGCCAAACATCCGGATGGAGCCTTACCGAACAAGACCCCTACAACAACGTAGCTCGCACCTGCATTGAAGCTATGGCTGCCGCATTAGGTGGAACCCAATCCTTGCACACCAACGCCCTCGATGAAGCCATCGCTCTACCAACCGATTACTCTGCCCGAATTGCCCGAAATACCCAATTATACCTTCAAGAAGAAACTTATATCACCAAGGCTATCGACCCCTGGGGCGGTTCGCTCTATGTGGAAAACCTTACCAACGAACTGATGAACAAAGCCCGATTGCTCATGGAAGAAGTTGAAACCCTCGGTGGGATGGCTAAAGCGATTGAAGCCGGAGTGCCTAAAATGAGAATTGAAGAAGCCGCTGCTAAACGTCAAGCCCGAATCGATAGCGGTAAAGACATTATTGTTGGAGTTAATCGATACAAGGTCGAAGAACAAACCCAACTCGATGTGTTAGAAGTGGATAACCAAGCCGTCCGCGAAAACCAACTTGCACGTCTTCAACAAACCAAATCCAAACGAAACACGGCCGAAGTTGAAAAAGCCCTGGAAGCAATTACTCAAGCTTGCCGGTCAGGTCAAGGTAACCTGCTGGAATTGGCCGTTGACGCTGCACGCAAACGCGCCACACTCGGCGAAATTAGCATGGCCTGCGAAAAGGTCTTTACCCGTTATTCCGCTACAATCCGCTCCATTTCAGGTGTATATTCCATGGAAATGCCTCAAAATACCGACTTCCAAAACGCCCGCACCCTTGCCAATACTTTTGCAGAAAAAGAAGGTCGCCGCCCCCGTATTTTGGTGGCAAAAATGGGACAAGACGGCCACGACCGCGGTGCAAAAGTTATCTCTACTTCCTTTGCTGATATTGGATTTGATGTGGACATCGGACCCTTGTTTCAAACCCCGGAAGAAGTGGCGTTGCAAGCAGCCGAAAACGATGTGCACGTGCTAGGTGTATCCAGCTTGGCAGGTGGCCATAAAACCCTTGTTCCCGAAGTTATTGAAGAATTAAAAAAGTTGGGCCGCCCCGATATTCTGGTGGTGGCAGGAGGCGTAATTCCTAAGCAAGACTATACCTATTTGGAACAACGTGGTGTTGCCGGAATTTTCGGTCCGGGAACCAATATCCCCTTAGCAGCAATTGAAATTCTGCAAAAATTAATGCAAGCCTAA
- a CDS encoding glycosyltransferase, translating into MKQLSIIMPCYQSAGYFDTLIQEMTDLLPALEKLIQVEFVLVDDGSTDHTFQEILRFKSIFPKTKAIQLRANYGAHNAFLAGLTHAEGDCFAILHPDLQDPPQHLLKMIPLWQQGNAWVIGQRAQRKDKVLDRFFASVYHSLIHTIALPQSPPGSYDLILFDKQIRDKLVELQETNVSQVYLIASFKFPYQIIPISRLENKLGKSTWTFQKKAKLFMDSLVGFSYFPIQLLSFLAMLLGLVFFVLTISNFIYWFQSGSLSISRVIIWIVSTFAFVLGAMLAIVGEYLWRAIELNRKRPAYFVQSFIDY; encoded by the coding sequence ATGAAGCAATTATCGATTATTATGCCTTGCTACCAAAGTGCAGGCTATTTCGATACCCTCATTCAGGAAATGACGGACTTGCTTCCTGCCCTTGAAAAGCTCATTCAGGTGGAGTTTGTTTTGGTAGATGATGGCTCTACCGACCATACTTTTCAGGAAATATTGCGCTTTAAGTCCATCTTTCCCAAAACAAAAGCCATTCAGTTGCGTGCAAATTATGGAGCACACAATGCTTTTTTAGCCGGACTTACCCATGCAGAAGGTGATTGCTTTGCCATTTTGCATCCGGATCTTCAGGATCCCCCGCAACACTTATTAAAAATGATTCCCTTGTGGCAGCAAGGAAATGCCTGGGTCATTGGTCAACGAGCCCAACGCAAGGATAAGGTATTGGACCGCTTTTTCGCTTCAGTTTACCACAGCCTGATTCATACCATTGCACTTCCTCAAAGTCCTCCGGGTAGTTACGACCTGATTTTATTCGATAAGCAGATTCGAGATAAATTGGTTGAATTGCAAGAAACCAATGTTAGTCAGGTATACCTGATTGCTTCATTCAAATTTCCTTACCAAATAATTCCCATTTCTCGACTTGAAAACAAATTGGGAAAATCAACCTGGACCTTTCAGAAAAAGGCTAAACTGTTTATGGATTCTTTGGTGGGCTTCTCCTATTTTCCAATCCAACTCCTTAGTTTCTTGGCTATGTTGTTGGGTTTGGTATTTTTTGTTCTAACTATTAGTAATTTCATTTATTGGTTCCAATCAGGAAGTTTGTCTATCAGCCGGGTTATAATTTGGATAGTTTCTACCTTTGCCTTTGTTCTGGGTGCAATGTTGGCTATTGTAGGCGAATACCTCTGGCGAGCCATCGAATTGAACCGGAAGAGACCAGCTTATTTTGTTCAATCATTCATTGATTATTAA